A segment of the Trifolium pratense cultivar HEN17-A07 linkage group LG7, ARS_RC_1.1, whole genome shotgun sequence genome:
CTCGGAAGAGCTTTTGGCTATAAAGCGCTCATATCAGTCTTTGTACAAGCATTGCCTTGAAGAAGATGTTGCTTCACAAACTATTGGCGATGTTCGCAAAGTATGTGATTTTTagccatatatatatttatcataAGAACAATTTTGTTATGTTGCATGGACAATGTTttgaacaagaacaacaaaatgacaataaaatagcGAGGCTTACTATTTTTCATGCAGTTGTTGGTTGCAGTTATAAGCACTTACAAGTACGATGGAGAAGAATTTGACGAGAATGTGGCTCATTCTGAAGCAAACATACTTCATCAATTGATCGAAAAGAAAGCttttaatgatgatgaaatgaTTAGAATTTTAAGCACAAGAAGTAAGAAGCAGCTATGTGCAACTTTCAATATCATTACGGACTTATTTGGCACAACAATTAACAAGGTAAGATGAGTTTGAATACCATGTTCTTCCAACAGAATACAAGGAGAGAAACACACATACATCACTGACAATAGAAATCAAAGATACGATGACCTTTGGTTATTATGATAGAGATAATAAAATCTTGtataaattaaaggttaaatatTATATTGCAGGGGTTATCAGCTACTCCAAGTGATGAATACATCGGAGTTCTACGTACTACAGTTCGTTGCATCAATGACAGCCAAAGATATTTGGCCAAGGTAACtaaagtcatgaaattattgtAGTAACCATTctctattttgtaatttatttgctctatagtttttattaaaaatgtatatCTTGATTTAGGTGATAAGTCACGCCTTGGGTGATTTGGTAAATGAAGAACAGGCTTTGACTCGTGTTATCGTCACTCGTGCAGAGAAGGATTTAAAGGAAAtcaaagatgtttttgcaaagaGAAACAATGCCACCATTCATGAGATTGTGGATAGGAAGACATGGGGAAATTACAAGGCGTTTCTCCTTGCATTATTGGGAAAGGAATAACTTTGTGTCAAGTTTAGTAGAATTTCACTAGAATAAGTTTACTACTATCTctaaaattaagagaaataCAAGAGAATTTTCAACAGAAACAAATAATGTTATTTGAACCAATAAACttgcttattttttaatatagctTATCTACATATCCTTGTCATctatgttttcttttctttctctctatcTCCTCCTATTATTATTTCTCTCAATCAATTATCCTGTTGGTTTTTGTGAAGCCTCTTATACATAAAGCCTATGCATATCTATAAtagtttatatattatatattatatttattgtattgTAGATTACTAGTTGTGTTACGCATGCAGTGCAAAGTTGCAACGATTTTCTAAGATGAACATGATATCAAAGGTGCAACAATTTAACAGAATAAAAAGAGACTATTTTGGCAATAAGCAGTTCAAATAAAGCTACCGATTCATTCCACCTTCTATATGAACCCAATACCAGTAGCATGGAAATGCAGCACTTTAATATAGATTTGGgtggttctaaataattcaagATTCAGGAaagtaaagaaaagaaaaaaatgacagatgtaataattaaacaaaattttaaacagAGATTTAGCAGGAAAACTAGTTAATGGAAAACaaaaccagaaaaaaaaaatgaggatAGAGAAATTACCTGTAACTGTATTAGGCAGAGATTGAATTAGGCAGAAGCATTCACTACAACCCGAAACTGACAAGAAATCCCTTGTAATTCTAATAACCACGAAGGCCACACCATCTCAAGTCCGAATACAGAATTATAGTAAAGCCGGGTTttcaaaaaataacaataaaaattgctATCTTAGCCACCCCAGATACTTCAAAACACTGTTCTAATCAACCAAATGCTTATAACAAAATAGCATGGGAGTTGGGACTAAAAGGAATGTCCATATTTATTCATATCAAATCaatattgtcaaatataacCTTTTA
Coding sequences within it:
- the LOC123896227 gene encoding annexin D8-like is translated as MESLIAAKDFSPIEDAETIKNACKGFGTDETALISILANRNEAQRKLVRLAYKEIHHQDLIEQLKSELSGNFERAISHWTMDAAERDATLINEALKKATPDYKVIIEIACTRNSEELLAIKRSYQSLYKHCLEEDVASQTIGDVRKLLVAVISTYKYDGEEFDENVAHSEANILHQLIEKKAFNDDEMIRILSTRSKKQLCATFNIITDLFGTTINKGLSATPSDEYIGVLRTTVRCINDSQRYLAKVISHALGDLVNEEQALTRVIVTRAEKDLKEIKDVFAKRNNATIHEIVDRKTWGNYKAFLLALLGKE